Proteins from a single region of Aureibacter tunicatorum:
- a CDS encoding DNA starvation/stationary phase protection protein has translation MKNIIGLDSVKAKELTQSLNDLLANYQLYYQNLRSFHWNVVGPEFFELHEKFEELYNSANEAIDELAERVLTLGDTPLHTWSEYLRVSEIKESQGIKDGKECVSIVLENIKVLLVKEREILSVASDIEDEGTSALMSDYIKEKEKVSWMLSAYLK, from the coding sequence ATGAAAAATATCATAGGACTTGATTCAGTAAAAGCCAAAGAATTGACGCAAAGTTTGAACGACTTGTTAGCAAACTATCAATTGTATTATCAAAATTTGAGATCTTTTCATTGGAATGTGGTCGGGCCTGAATTTTTTGAGTTGCATGAAAAATTCGAAGAGCTTTACAATTCAGCGAATGAGGCAATAGATGAATTAGCTGAACGTGTGTTGACTTTGGGAGACACGCCATTGCATACATGGTCTGAGTATTTGAGAGTTTCTGAAATTAAGGAATCTCAAGGAATTAAAGATGGAAAAGAATGTGTGTCAATAGTGCTTGAAAACATAAAAGTATTGTTGGTTAAGGAAAGAGAAATTCTTAGTGTCGCTTCTGATATTGAGGATGAAGGAACTTCCGCTTTGATGTCGGATTATATTAAGGAGAAAGAAAAAGTATCTTGGATGCTTTCAGCTTATCTAAAATGA
- a CDS encoding HAD family hydrolase, with protein sequence MLSLSIPGKGRFEIKHIVLDYNGTLAIDGAPINGVRDRLRFLAQHFEVHVLTGDYFNSVKSKLRDLPCSIEVISQSSQCEDKVKYVEKLGAESVIAIGNGYNDSMMLEKAALGIVVMQEEGCSSRALRSADILSRNIFEALQLLIRPKRLEATLRY encoded by the coding sequence ATGTTAAGCCTATCTATACCTGGTAAGGGTCGATTTGAAATAAAGCATATTGTTCTGGATTACAATGGAACGCTTGCTATTGATGGCGCTCCAATCAATGGCGTTAGAGATCGATTGAGATTTTTAGCTCAGCATTTTGAGGTTCATGTATTGACTGGAGACTATTTTAATTCAGTTAAGTCAAAATTGAGGGATTTGCCATGCAGTATTGAAGTGATTTCTCAAAGTTCGCAGTGTGAAGATAAAGTCAAGTATGTGGAGAAGCTAGGTGCCGAATCTGTGATTGCTATAGGCAATGGTTACAATGACAGCATGATGTTGGAAAAAGCAGCGCTTGGAATTGTTGTAATGCAAGAGGAGGGTTGCAGTAGCAGGGCTTTGAGATCAGCTGATATTTTATCTCGTAATATTTTTGAAGCTTTACAGCTTTTGATTAGGCCAAAGAGATTAGAGGCAACATTGAGGTATTAA